In the Flavobacterium sp. 90 genome, TTTGGATAGTTATCAATAAACGCTTGTAATTTCTCCAGAGCTTTTACTGTATCTGTTTGATCCAAACTATAAACAGGAGCTAATTTTGAATAGCTAAAAGCACCAAGAAAAGCTGCTTCCTGAACTTTCTCACTACGCGGATATCCTGAAACAAAGCTTTCGAACTGGTAACCAGCCAAATAATATTGCTTTGACTTATAATAAGACTGAGAAAACATATAAAATAATTTCTCTGCCTGAGGTTTACCTCTATATGTAGGCGCTAATTGCTCAAAAAGACGGATCGCTTTTGAATATTTTCCTGCATCATACATCTTTGTTGCTACATCAAACTTCGCCGCAACATCTTCATTTTTCAATGCTTTTTGGTAATCACTACAAGAACAAAAAAGGACAACAACAATTAATAGAGATACTATTTTTTTCATTTTCTTACTTTTATTATGATTTCTTAGACAATTATGCCAAAGCAAAATCACACCGAAGTTCCGGTGGCAAATTTAGTTATTAATTTAGCTACTACAAAATATTTTTTTGGTATAATAAAATACCGGTAATCTTACTGTTATTTAATGCTATTTTTAACAAATTCATTCAATCTGTTTGCCAGAGATTCGTCTACAGTTACTAATGGTAAACGCACAACATTCTCAGCAATATCAAGGGCTTGAAAGATTTGTTTGATTCCGGCAGGATTTCCCTGTTCAAAAATCATATCAATACAATCTGATAAAAAGTATTGTGTTTTAAATGCTTCATTTACTTTTCTGTTCAGTCCTAAACGGATCATTTCTGAAAATTCTTTCGGAAAACCTTGTCCAATTACAGAAATTACTCCTGCTCCACCAGCCAAAACAATTGGCAATGCAATCATATCATCTCCTGAAATTACAAGAAAATCT is a window encoding:
- the bamD gene encoding outer membrane protein assembly factor BamD; the protein is MKKIVSLLIVVVLFCSCSDYQKALKNEDVAAKFDVATKMYDAGKYSKAIRLFEQLAPTYRGKPQAEKLFYMFSQSYYKSKQYYLAGYQFESFVSGYPRSEKVQEAAFLGAFSYSKLAPVYSLDQTDTVKALEKLQAFIDNYPNSEYIAQANEAVKILSGKLEKKAYENAKGYNTISDYKSALIAFDNFIADFPGTPFKEDALFYKYDSAYKLAINSVPSKMEERLNVAKAAYNNLIKFNSATKYKVKADEMNARVDTDLQKFTKIK